A region of Shewanella psychromarinicola DNA encodes the following proteins:
- a CDS encoding efflux RND transporter permease subunit, producing MSITQLAIKRPVTTCMFFLAIMLFGMAASRMLPLEMFPGIDIPQIVVQVPYKGSSPAEVERDITKVLEESLATMSGIEEVRSDSTQDGAFIQLNMKWGEEVAMKSLEAREKIDSVRHLLPKDVERVMIQQFSTADMPVLTIRISSDRELSNAFDLLEKQLRKPLERVDGVSKVTLYGVEQKQIEIRLDADKLAASSLNSVDLRTRLLAENFVISAGTLRENARVYQVSPKGEFTSIDDINNLVIVPGIRLQDIAKVNYALPEKREGRHLDQKYAVGIDVFKESGANLVEVSDRVLKVIEQVKQDQQFNGIKLFIMEDQAYGVKSSLKDLLLSGLMGAVLSFGVLYLFLRNLKMTLVVISSVPISLCMTLAGMYFLGYSLNILSMMGLLLAIGMLIDNAVVVTESVLQEKQAAHIDDTCQRKANQRAVLTGVEKVSLAVLAGTLTTAIVFLPNIFGVKVQLTIFLEHVAVAICISLAASLLVAKTLIPLMLNHFHFEVKSANDNNRLGRFYERSLRWILTRPKRSGVIALVILASTALPLSMVQQDQGDGEGNDRLYINYQLEGRHNLAVTEAMINSMEAYLYSNKDAFYIDTVYSYYAPQDAQSTILLQKDIPIDMGELKKMIRGGFPKFSIATPQFGWGNENSGIRVTLTGRSTSELILLSEQVVPLLDNIEGLVDVRSEVNSAQQEVVVVIDREMAARLDLTLSDIATNIAIALRGSQLRSFRHDPSGELRIELAYDKSWQNSLEKLKQLPIIRQGDRVYTLDSLAKATVVPRFDTIRHFNRQTALSIGANLEDLTTEEAQKEITQVMDLVNFPNGYGYSLRGGFERQDEDQSIMAVNMILAIAMIYIVMAALFESLVLPTAIITSIMFSITGVFWALWLTGTPMSVMSMIGILILMGIVVNNGIVLVDQINQMTPDLDKLSNTIISVCITRLRPVLMTVATTVLGLVPLALGDTQIGGGGPPYSPMAIAIIGGLTFSTVTSLYLVPLCYQALYIMRHKAAIRLGVANTLAHKLLPWANNE from the coding sequence ATGAGTATCACTCAACTGGCGATAAAGCGCCCTGTGACCACCTGTATGTTTTTCTTAGCTATTATGCTGTTTGGTATGGCGGCCAGTCGGATGTTGCCACTGGAAATGTTTCCGGGCATTGATATTCCGCAAATCGTGGTGCAAGTGCCTTACAAAGGCTCCAGCCCAGCAGAAGTTGAACGCGATATCACCAAGGTACTGGAAGAATCACTTGCCACCATGAGCGGTATTGAAGAAGTGCGCTCTGATTCAACCCAAGACGGCGCTTTTATTCAGCTCAATATGAAATGGGGTGAAGAAGTGGCCATGAAAAGCCTTGAGGCACGTGAAAAAATAGACTCGGTAAGACATTTATTACCAAAAGATGTTGAACGCGTCATGATCCAACAATTCTCAACCGCCGACATGCCGGTGCTGACAATCCGTATTTCAAGTGATCGCGAGCTCTCTAATGCATTTGATTTGCTTGAAAAACAACTTCGTAAGCCACTTGAGCGGGTTGACGGTGTATCCAAAGTCACCCTTTACGGAGTTGAACAAAAGCAGATTGAAATCCGACTTGATGCCGATAAATTAGCGGCATCAAGCCTCAACAGTGTCGATTTACGCACCCGTTTACTGGCGGAAAACTTCGTCATCAGTGCTGGTACACTCAGAGAAAACGCTCGAGTGTACCAAGTCTCGCCCAAAGGCGAATTTACCAGTATTGATGATATTAACAATCTGGTTATTGTGCCGGGTATCCGTTTGCAAGATATTGCGAAGGTGAACTATGCCCTACCTGAAAAAAGAGAAGGCCGACATTTAGATCAAAAATATGCCGTGGGTATTGATGTCTTTAAAGAGTCAGGCGCCAATTTAGTTGAGGTGTCAGATCGTGTCCTCAAAGTCATCGAGCAAGTTAAGCAAGATCAGCAATTTAATGGTATCAAGCTGTTTATCATGGAAGACCAAGCCTATGGCGTTAAGTCGTCACTGAAAGACTTACTGCTGTCCGGATTAATGGGCGCGGTATTGTCATTTGGCGTGCTGTATCTGTTTTTACGTAACCTTAAAATGACCTTAGTGGTTATTTCATCGGTGCCAATTTCATTGTGTATGACATTGGCGGGTATGTACTTTTTAGGCTACAGCTTGAATATTCTGTCGATGATGGGGTTATTATTGGCGATCGGCATGTTAATTGACAATGCGGTAGTGGTCACCGAAAGCGTGCTACAAGAAAAACAAGCCGCACACATTGACGACACCTGTCAGAGAAAAGCTAACCAACGAGCCGTGTTAACCGGCGTGGAAAAAGTCTCGTTGGCGGTTTTAGCCGGTACATTAACCACAGCGATTGTGTTTTTACCGAATATTTTTGGCGTTAAAGTACAGCTGACCATCTTTTTAGAACATGTTGCTGTGGCCATTTGTATCTCGCTCGCGGCATCATTATTGGTTGCCAAAACTCTTATCCCACTTATGCTCAATCACTTTCATTTTGAAGTGAAGAGCGCTAATGATAATAATCGCTTAGGGCGTTTTTATGAGCGAAGCCTAAGGTGGATTTTAACCCGACCAAAACGTTCTGGGGTTATCGCTTTGGTGATATTAGCTTCAACTGCATTGCCGTTAAGTATGGTGCAACAAGATCAAGGTGATGGTGAAGGTAATGACCGTTTATACATTAATTATCAGTTAGAAGGTCGGCATAATTTAGCGGTCACCGAGGCGATGATTAACAGCATGGAAGCGTATTTATACAGCAACAAAGACGCATTTTACATTGATACTGTTTACAGTTACTACGCCCCACAAGATGCACAATCGACCATTTTATTGCAAAAAGACATTCCCATTGACATGGGCGAGTTAAAGAAAATGATCCGCGGAGGATTTCCTAAGTTTTCGATTGCCACGCCACAATTTGGCTGGGGTAATGAAAATAGCGGCATTCGCGTAACCTTAACCGGACGCTCAACATCAGAACTTATTCTTTTGAGTGAACAAGTGGTGCCATTACTCGACAACATTGAAGGCTTAGTGGATGTGCGTTCTGAAGTGAATAGTGCCCAACAAGAAGTAGTAGTGGTCATTGACCGAGAAATGGCCGCTCGTCTTGATTTAACCTTAAGCGATATCGCTACAAATATTGCCATTGCATTGCGAGGCTCACAGCTACGGTCATTTCGTCATGATCCTAGCGGCGAACTGCGCATCGAATTGGCCTATGATAAAAGCTGGCAAAATTCGTTAGAAAAACTTAAGCAGTTACCGATTATTCGTCAAGGTGACCGAGTCTATACCCTAGACAGCTTAGCCAAAGCAACCGTGGTGCCTCGATTTGATACTATTCGTCATTTTAACCGCCAAACGGCTTTATCTATTGGCGCAAATCTTGAAGATCTCACCACCGAAGAAGCACAAAAAGAAATTACCCAAGTGATGGACTTGGTGAATTTTCCTAATGGCTACGGCTACTCATTACGCGGTGGCTTTGAACGTCAAGATGAAGACCAGTCAATCATGGCTGTGAATATGATTTTGGCTATTGCGATGATCTATATCGTCATGGCGGCATTATTTGAGTCGCTAGTGTTACCGACGGCTATTATTACCTCAATCATGTTCTCCATTACTGGCGTATTTTGGGCGCTTTGGTTAACCGGTACACCCATGTCGGTGATGTCAATGATTGGCATACTCATCTTAATGGGCATAGTGGTCAATAACGGTATTGTTCTGGTAGACCAAATCAACCAAATGACACCCGATTTAGATAAGCTCAGCAACACGATTATAAGTGTGTGCATAACCCGATTACGTCCGGTATTAATGACCGTCGCGACCACGGTACTGGGGTTGGTTCCATTAGCCTTAGGAGACACCCAAATAGGGGGTGGTGGGCCTCCTTATTCTCCAATGGCCATTGCCATTATTGGTGGTCTCACCTTTTCAACGGTCACTAGCTTGTATTTAGTGCCATTGTGTTACCAAGCCTTGTATATAATGCGCCATAAAGCCGCGATCAGATTAGGTGTAGCCAACACCTTGGCTCACAAACTGTTACCTTGGGCTAATAATGAGTAG
- a CDS encoding MBL fold metallo-hydrolase → MKLRFQRQIIGLSALTMLALTQTLAVADNKFSDVMIKSQKLDNNTYMFIGAGGNIGVSAGEDGILIIDDQFAPLADKITAALKQIQPGVPKYIVNTHYHGDHTGGNAHFGEKGTILAHHNVLKRLKADSRSPASALPVITYAENISIHFNQDTLEVIHLGPGHTDGDSVVIWEKANIIHMGDLYFKDRFPYIDLAAGGSVTGYRENVSMILNRLDNKTKVIPGHGALGDKNALLTFKHMLDDSINWMRGEIEMGHDLATIKKQGVPPKYANWGWEFISADKWIETLYQDLATKP, encoded by the coding sequence ATGAAACTAAGATTTCAACGTCAAATTATCGGCCTCAGTGCGTTAACTATGCTCGCGTTAACCCAAACATTAGCTGTTGCTGATAATAAATTCAGTGATGTGATGATTAAATCCCAAAAACTAGACAATAATACTTATATGTTTATCGGCGCCGGTGGCAATATTGGCGTTTCAGCTGGGGAAGACGGCATATTGATCATTGATGACCAATTTGCGCCTTTAGCAGATAAAATTACTGCAGCACTCAAGCAAATTCAACCCGGGGTGCCCAAATACATTGTCAATACTCATTATCATGGCGATCATACTGGCGGCAATGCCCATTTTGGTGAAAAAGGCACTATCTTAGCGCATCACAATGTCCTCAAACGCCTCAAAGCTGATAGCCGTTCACCCGCGTCAGCATTACCTGTTATCACTTATGCAGAAAACATCTCAATTCATTTTAACCAAGATACGTTAGAGGTCATCCACCTAGGTCCTGGTCATACTGATGGTGATAGTGTGGTTATTTGGGAAAAGGCCAATATTATTCACATGGGCGATTTATACTTTAAAGATCGTTTTCCCTACATCGATTTAGCGGCTGGAGGTTCAGTGACCGGTTATCGGGAAAACGTCAGCATGATATTAAATCGTTTGGACAACAAGACCAAAGTGATCCCTGGTCATGGTGCGTTAGGCGATAAAAATGCATTGTTAACATTTAAGCATATGCTTGATGACAGCATTAATTGGATGCGGGGTGAAATAGAAATGGGTCACGATTTAGCCACCATCAAAAAACAGGGTGTACCGCCCAAGTACGCCAATTGGGGCTGGGAGTTTATCTCTGCCGATAAGTGGATTGAGACCTTATACCAAGATTTAGCCACAAAACCTTAA
- a CDS encoding SDR family oxidoreductase, translating to MIKQKIVLITGASSGIGEATAKTLVKSGHKVILTARRQEKLDNLVAMLGEDNALAIAADATQFDALEKVVTAGINKFGRLDVAFANAGTGVTTSGTEQGDPDEWSKLIDINIKALLWTAKLTLAHLRETKGHFILTSSVAGRTSHKGSIYGASKWFAYGFGQNLAEEMAQWGGRCTTIAPGMVNTPFFDEPKPDKLDPVDVAEAVLFAIEAEQRCSVREIFLMPTH from the coding sequence ATGATAAAACAAAAAATAGTATTAATCACAGGTGCATCTAGTGGTATCGGTGAAGCCACAGCCAAAACGTTAGTCAAAAGCGGTCACAAGGTGATACTGACTGCCCGCAGACAAGAGAAATTGGATAACTTGGTGGCCATGCTAGGGGAAGATAATGCCCTAGCCATTGCCGCCGATGCGACCCAATTTGATGCATTAGAAAAGGTCGTGACAGCTGGCATCAACAAGTTTGGCAGACTGGATGTGGCCTTCGCTAACGCAGGCACCGGGGTAACCACTTCGGGTACCGAACAGGGGGATCCAGATGAGTGGTCAAAACTTATCGATATCAACATCAAAGCCTTGTTATGGACGGCCAAGTTAACCCTGGCCCACTTACGTGAAACCAAGGGGCATTTTATTTTAACCAGCTCAGTGGCTGGGCGTACGTCACATAAAGGGTCGATTTACGGTGCCAGTAAATGGTTTGCTTATGGCTTTGGCCAGAACTTGGCCGAAGAAATGGCCCAATGGGGCGGACGCTGCACTACCATTGCTCCTGGTATGGTCAACACCCCATTTTTTGATGAGCCTAAACCCGATAAATTAGACCCGGTTGATGTAGCCGAAGCGGTACTTTTTGCTATTGAAGCAGAGCAGCGCTGCAGTGTACGTGAAATATTTTTAATGCCAACACATTAA
- a CDS encoding Trm112 family protein — MAFDKKLLEIVACPVCKGKLEYDKESQQLICKFDKLAYPITEGIPVLLENRATALVTE, encoded by the coding sequence ATGGCATTTGATAAAAAATTACTCGAAATTGTGGCCTGCCCGGTATGTAAAGGTAAGCTAGAATATGACAAAGAGTCGCAACAACTGATCTGCAAGTTTGATAAGTTAGCCTATCCTATTACCGAAGGTATTCCGGTATTATTGGAAAATCGTGCAACAGCTTTGGTGACAGAATAA
- the msbA gene encoding lipid A export permease/ATP-binding protein MsbA: MSASPKNEIWIVFKRLMAYIVPMKAMFIMAVLGLITYGAVDAAFIAFIKPFIDEGFSQTPAIAAGVDLPTHGGFNANKDIMLMAPIAVIVMFSIRGVANFVSTYCVSFMSAQLIMDMRQQVFEHYLRLPVSYIDRENSGNLISRVTYDTEQIARASGSALISIVRDSMTAIGMLGIMFYYSWKLSLCILVIGPIMGVVISIVSKRFRKVSKQIQSAMGGVTATTEQMIKGHKNVLVFGGQKTEVARFYKVNDQNRYQNMKLAVAQSISQPLIMVIGSFALAFVLYAATWESMRTDLTAGTFAAILGAMLAMLQPIKNLTRVNAEFQRGIAACTTVFELLDTEPEPDTGEFSIDRVQGKLTFENVTFTYPGQEKSALNSIDFEVKPGKTIALVGRSGSGKSTIASLITRFYSGLSTGDIRLDDTSIYDYQLKSLRNQVALVSQQVTLFNDTIANNIAYAYPGEVTREQIVHAAELAYAMEFIDTLPLGLDTQVGENGVLLSGGQRQRLAIARAMLRDAPVLILDEATSALDTESEKAIQKGLDNLRHNRTSIVIAHRLSTIESADEILVIDQGRVVERGNHSELIAQAGIYANLYQMQFSQ, from the coding sequence ATGTCAGCATCACCTAAAAATGAAATATGGATCGTTTTCAAACGTTTGATGGCCTATATAGTCCCAATGAAAGCCATGTTTATTATGGCTGTTCTAGGCCTTATTACCTATGGCGCAGTCGATGCGGCGTTTATTGCATTTATTAAGCCTTTTATTGATGAAGGTTTCAGCCAAACTCCAGCGATAGCTGCTGGTGTCGACTTACCGACACATGGTGGGTTTAACGCCAATAAAGACATTATGTTAATGGCTCCTATTGCGGTTATTGTCATGTTCAGCATACGTGGCGTGGCTAACTTTGTGTCGACCTATTGTGTCTCATTCATGAGTGCACAGCTCATCATGGATATGCGCCAACAAGTTTTTGAACATTATCTGCGTTTACCCGTGAGTTATATCGACCGCGAAAATAGTGGTAATTTGATTTCACGTGTCACGTACGATACTGAACAAATTGCTCGTGCATCCGGTAGTGCGTTGATTTCAATTGTCCGTGACAGCATGACCGCGATCGGTATGTTAGGCATTATGTTCTACTATTCGTGGAAATTATCATTATGCATATTGGTGATAGGCCCAATTATGGGCGTTGTGATCAGTATTGTCAGTAAGCGTTTTCGTAAGGTTTCTAAGCAAATTCAATCTGCAATGGGCGGCGTTACCGCAACCACTGAACAGATGATTAAAGGCCATAAAAACGTGTTGGTGTTTGGTGGCCAAAAAACAGAGGTTGCTCGTTTTTATAAAGTTAACGACCAAAACCGGTATCAAAATATGAAGCTAGCGGTGGCTCAATCAATTAGCCAACCGCTCATTATGGTGATTGGATCTTTTGCTCTGGCTTTTGTACTGTATGCCGCCACTTGGGAGAGCATGAGAACGGATTTAACCGCTGGAACGTTTGCGGCTATTTTAGGTGCCATGTTAGCCATGCTTCAACCGATTAAAAACTTAACCCGTGTTAATGCCGAATTTCAACGAGGCATTGCCGCCTGCACGACAGTGTTTGAATTATTAGACACAGAACCAGAGCCAGATACGGGTGAGTTTAGTATTGATCGTGTTCAAGGTAAGCTGACATTTGAAAATGTCACGTTTACTTATCCAGGCCAAGAAAAGTCCGCCTTAAACAGTATTGATTTTGAAGTTAAACCGGGTAAAACCATTGCATTAGTCGGGCGTTCTGGCTCTGGTAAGTCGACCATCGCCAGTTTGATTACCCGTTTTTATAGTGGCTTGTCAACCGGTGATATCCGCCTTGATGACACCAGCATTTACGATTACCAGTTAAAATCATTACGTAATCAAGTGGCTTTAGTGTCACAGCAAGTGACCTTATTTAATGACACTATTGCTAATAATATTGCCTATGCTTACCCAGGCGAAGTGACTCGAGAGCAGATTGTCCATGCCGCTGAACTGGCTTATGCGATGGAATTTATTGATACCTTGCCACTGGGATTAGACACCCAAGTGGGTGAAAACGGGGTGTTACTTTCAGGCGGTCAACGTCAACGTCTTGCCATTGCTCGTGCTATGTTACGTGATGCGCCAGTGTTAATTTTAGATGAAGCCACATCGGCTTTGGATACCGAGTCTGAAAAAGCGATTCAAAAAGGCCTCGATAATCTTCGACATAACCGTACATCGATTGTGATTGCCCATCGTTTATCCACCATAGAAAGCGCCGATGAAATTTTGGTTATTGATCAAGGTCGAGTTGTTGAACGTGGTAATCACAGTGAATTAATTGCCCAAGCAGGTATTTACGCCAACCTTTACCAGATGCAGTTTAGCCAATAA
- a CDS encoding DNA internalization-related competence protein ComEC/Rec2: MLFFVLLVDPFASLGAGLWLSFGALVIILLAVKSTTVDQQPMLGSDHVNQSIDVPKFDMTERCIQKAKQVKDKILHGLSVLWSIQWRLALFLGGLQGILFGGISPHSIWLNMLLVPWFSLVVIPLTILSFCLWLVALCVMWLLGIDLVSLQSLGLMIFQWANISLEPFAWLLQLSDHLPLKQLALTEQELAGLLFVFFAIILLMFRGYVPNNRKLAFRLLVAVLMLPIIVSKLVTHQILFPPSSSSRSAPWQLHVIDVAQGMAVVLQQGQHGIIYDTGAAYGDFSYAQRAILPFLASKGIRYIDYIVVSHDDNDHAGGLNVLLDKFPQATLIADFLTSASTLPESSPAVQACEGELHWRGVQLTFISNHLTTKSNDNNQSCVVKLSDGQSSVLLTGDIEAPREQALVAANVDIQADILLVPHHGSRTSSTPAFIDNVNPRLAIFTAGFSNQYGFPKLDILTRYQQRDCKILQTGHVGQISINFTHNDYYVTTYRQKMAPFWYNRLFRFGESLKAE; encoded by the coding sequence ATGTTGTTTTTTGTGCTGTTGGTCGATCCCTTTGCGTCGCTCGGTGCTGGGCTATGGTTGTCGTTTGGGGCTTTGGTGATCATTTTATTGGCGGTAAAATCCACCACTGTAGATCAACAACCTATGTTGGGCTCTGATCACGTTAATCAAAGTATCGATGTTCCTAAATTTGATATGACCGAACGATGCATACAAAAAGCTAAACAGGTAAAGGATAAGATACTGCATGGACTGAGTGTGTTGTGGTCCATTCAATGGCGTTTAGCGCTGTTCCTAGGTGGTTTGCAAGGCATATTATTTGGTGGAATTTCACCTCATAGTATTTGGTTAAATATGTTGCTAGTACCTTGGTTTAGTCTAGTGGTTATTCCGTTAACAATACTGAGTTTTTGCCTTTGGTTAGTGGCATTGTGTGTCATGTGGTTATTGGGCATAGATCTTGTTTCACTGCAAAGCCTTGGCTTGATGATATTTCAGTGGGCTAATATAAGTCTTGAGCCATTTGCGTGGTTATTACAGCTGAGCGATCATTTGCCGTTAAAACAGCTTGCGTTAACTGAACAGGAACTGGCGGGATTACTGTTTGTTTTTTTTGCAATTATCTTGTTGATGTTTCGGGGTTATGTGCCTAACAACCGTAAACTGGCTTTTCGCCTTTTGGTTGCCGTGCTCATGCTACCAATCATCGTGAGCAAGTTGGTGACTCACCAGATATTGTTTCCGCCATCGTCATCATCACGTTCAGCACCATGGCAACTTCATGTCATTGATGTGGCTCAAGGTATGGCGGTGGTTTTGCAACAAGGTCAACATGGGATTATTTATGACACTGGGGCAGCATATGGCGATTTTAGCTATGCGCAGCGTGCAATATTGCCTTTTCTGGCGAGCAAAGGCATCAGGTATATTGATTATATCGTGGTGAGCCATGATGATAATGATCATGCTGGTGGATTGAATGTGTTGCTAGATAAATTTCCGCAGGCGACATTAATAGCCGATTTTTTAACCTCAGCCTCAACCTTGCCTGAGTCATCACCCGCAGTGCAAGCTTGTGAAGGTGAGTTACATTGGCGTGGCGTGCAGTTAACTTTCATCAGTAATCATTTAACGACCAAGAGTAATGATAATAACCAATCATGCGTGGTTAAGCTGTCTGATGGCCAGTCTTCGGTATTGTTAACTGGAGACATTGAAGCCCCTAGAGAACAGGCATTAGTCGCCGCGAATGTTGATATTCAAGCCGATATCTTATTAGTTCCACACCATGGTAGCCGAACATCTTCTACCCCGGCGTTTATCGATAACGTTAATCCTCGATTAGCCATTTTTACTGCTGGTTTTTCTAACCAATATGGCTTTCCTAAATTGGATATTTTGACCAGGTATCAACAGCGAGACTGCAAAATATTACAGACGGGCCATGTGGGCCAAATTAGCATCAATTTCACTCATAATGATTACTACGTCACCACTTATCGGCAAAAAATGGCCCCATTTTGGTATAACCGTTTGTTTAGGTTTGGTGAGTCACTTAAAGCAGAGTAG
- the lpxK gene encoding tetraacyldisaccharide 4'-kinase — MQQLIQRIWYQGHSAKWLLLPLSGLFWLISSIRRGLFRCGLKQVQVLPVPVIVVGNITAGGSGKTPTVIYLIELLRQHGYKPGVISRGYGVNIDGVVAVNINAKASDVGDEPAMIVARTYVPMVVGANRIAAAQTLLVDFDVDVIISDDGLQHYALGRDIEIALVDGERRYGNHCLLPAGPLREGLGRLSSVDFVINNGGPAQDDEVLMTLAPAPLCQVDTSLHDELTQQHSIVAMAGIGNPQRFFNSISRLGYKVVKTVEFSDHQAFDEKQLSELSVQHSLLMTEKDAVKCRDFAQSNWWYLPVNAKLNSEFDHALLSQLQQVAQTKKGLSHGI; from the coding sequence ATGCAACAGCTTATTCAGCGCATTTGGTATCAAGGGCACTCAGCCAAGTGGTTATTATTGCCGTTATCTGGGTTGTTTTGGTTAATATCCTCTATTCGGCGAGGACTGTTTAGGTGTGGGCTTAAACAGGTGCAAGTGTTGCCGGTGCCTGTGATTGTGGTGGGCAATATTACTGCTGGAGGCAGCGGTAAAACCCCAACAGTGATTTATTTAATCGAGTTATTACGCCAACATGGCTATAAACCAGGTGTGATAAGCCGAGGTTATGGGGTTAATATTGACGGTGTTGTTGCCGTTAACATCAATGCCAAAGCAAGTGATGTTGGTGATGAACCCGCTATGATAGTCGCTCGCACTTATGTGCCTATGGTTGTAGGCGCCAACAGAATTGCTGCGGCACAGACGTTATTAGTTGATTTTGATGTGGATGTTATTATCAGTGACGACGGCCTACAGCATTATGCGTTAGGGCGTGATATCGAAATTGCCTTAGTCGATGGTGAGCGACGTTATGGTAATCACTGTTTGTTGCCTGCAGGGCCTTTGCGAGAAGGTTTAGGGCGTTTAAGCTCGGTTGATTTTGTGATCAATAATGGCGGGCCAGCTCAAGATGATGAAGTGTTGATGACACTTGCTCCTGCACCTCTTTGTCAGGTCGATACTAGCCTACATGATGAATTAACTCAGCAGCACAGTATTGTTGCTATGGCGGGTATTGGTAATCCGCAACGCTTCTTTAATAGTATTAGTCGGTTAGGCTATAAAGTAGTAAAAACCGTTGAGTTTTCAGACCATCAGGCTTTTGATGAAAAGCAATTAAGTGAGTTATCTGTGCAACATTCATTATTAATGACTGAAAAAGATGCGGTTAAATGTCGCGATTTTGCACAATCAAACTGGTGGTATTTACCTGTAAATGCGAAGCTTAACTCAGAATTTGATCACGCATTGTTGAGCCAATTACAGCAAGTGGCTCAAACTAAAAAAGGACTGTCTCATGGCATTTGA